Proteins from one Pseudarthrobacter sp. BIM B-2242 genomic window:
- a CDS encoding metalloregulator ArsR/SmtB family transcription factor, with translation MVVYQLSDADVDRLFQALADATRRDIVRRVTLAEYSVSGLAALYAMSFAAVQKHVAVLERASLVTKEKRGREQIVRGNHDGLAKARRLLDEYEAIWLQRADRIADILAEG, from the coding sequence ATGGTTGTATATCAGCTCAGTGATGCGGACGTTGACCGCCTGTTCCAGGCCCTCGCGGACGCTACCCGCCGGGACATCGTCCGGCGGGTGACCCTGGCGGAGTATTCCGTCTCCGGCCTTGCTGCGCTCTACGCCATGAGTTTCGCCGCCGTCCAGAAGCATGTGGCGGTGTTGGAGCGCGCTTCCCTGGTCACCAAGGAGAAGCGCGGAAGGGAGCAGATCGTGCGGGGCAACCACGACGGTTTGGCGAAGGCCCGCCGGCTGCTCGATGAGTATGAGGCGATCTGGCTGCAGCGGGCCGATCGGATCGCGGACATTCTGGCTGAAGGATAA
- a CDS encoding CPBP family intramembrane glutamic endopeptidase, with product MSQRSKPESDVRPGPATRPAGTSLRLIPATLVSASGFTLFALENRLVGLILLGAALLLAGFISRRLLLDLALIGVGLTAMSAVPITTDISTGHMLVMGTAMIVAVGIPYLVSRFATKDHAIGFPLRTGERWTRAEKWYLLAVPALGYAVLPVYMISTGVYQNWPAVSDPEGIGRLFLGTNALGIWDELFFICTAFTLLRRHLPDWQANLLQAVLFTSFLWELGFHAWAPFFIFPFALLQAKLFTLTRSLTYIVAIHLLFDFVLFLVLLHAHNRAWIDIFVY from the coding sequence ATGAGCCAGCGCTCCAAACCAGAATCCGACGTCAGGCCGGGCCCCGCCACAAGGCCGGCCGGCACATCGCTGCGGCTGATTCCGGCAACGCTCGTATCGGCGTCGGGCTTTACCCTCTTTGCCCTGGAAAACCGGCTCGTCGGACTTATCCTCCTCGGCGCCGCCCTGCTACTGGCCGGATTCATCAGCCGCCGCCTGCTGCTCGACCTCGCCCTGATCGGCGTGGGCCTGACGGCCATGAGCGCCGTCCCCATCACCACGGACATCAGCACCGGGCACATGCTGGTCATGGGCACGGCCATGATCGTGGCTGTCGGCATTCCGTACCTGGTCTCCCGCTTCGCCACCAAGGACCATGCCATCGGCTTCCCCCTTCGGACCGGTGAGCGCTGGACCCGCGCCGAGAAGTGGTACCTGCTGGCCGTCCCGGCGCTGGGCTATGCGGTGCTCCCTGTCTACATGATCAGCACGGGCGTCTATCAGAACTGGCCGGCCGTCAGCGATCCGGAGGGCATCGGCAGGCTGTTCCTGGGCACCAACGCGCTAGGTATCTGGGACGAGCTGTTCTTCATCTGCACCGCGTTCACGCTCCTGCGCCGGCACCTCCCCGACTGGCAGGCCAACCTGCTCCAGGCGGTCCTCTTTACGTCATTCCTCTGGGAGCTCGGGTTCCACGCGTGGGCGCCGTTTTTCATCTTCCCGTTCGCGCTGCTCCAGGCGAAGCTCTTTACGCTCACCCGCTCACTGACCTACATCGTGGCCATCCACCTGCTCTTCGACTTTGTGCTGTTCCTGGTCCTGCTGCACGCGCACAACCGCGC
- a CDS encoding SRPBCC domain-containing protein — protein MPVISSTKNLEALSLTLVAEFDAAVERVWQIWEDPRQLERWWGPPNYPATFDRFDFQPGGKADYYMTTPEGEKPRGWWKFRTIEAPRRLEFDDGFADESGVPVDAMGSAHAAVDLEDMGGRTRMTIMSTFDSEEQMEEMVKMGMEEGMKEALGQVDAILAEHART, from the coding sequence ATGCCTGTTATCAGTTCCACCAAGAATCTCGAGGCACTCAGCCTCACCCTCGTCGCCGAGTTCGACGCCGCCGTCGAACGCGTCTGGCAGATCTGGGAAGACCCCCGGCAGCTTGAGCGCTGGTGGGGCCCGCCCAACTATCCGGCCACGTTTGACCGGTTCGACTTCCAGCCCGGAGGAAAGGCCGACTACTACATGACCACCCCGGAAGGCGAGAAGCCGCGGGGCTGGTGGAAATTCAGAACCATTGAGGCGCCGCGCAGGCTCGAATTTGATGACGGCTTCGCTGACGAATCCGGAGTGCCCGTGGATGCCATGGGCAGCGCCCATGCCGCTGTTGACCTTGAGGACATGGGTGGCCGCACCCGCATGACCATCATGTCCACTTTCGATTCCGAAGAGCAGATGGAAGAGATGGTCAAGATGGGCATGGAGGAAGGCATGAAGGAGGCTCTGGGCCAGGTCGATGCAATCCTCGCCGAGCACGCCCGCACCTGA